One segment of Ipomoea triloba cultivar NCNSP0323 chromosome 12, ASM357664v1 DNA contains the following:
- the LOC115997966 gene encoding uncharacterized protein LOC115997966 — translation MVVPRGRDDESSNDAVSRKNHHRSGDVAGDEIACTGKACKLCTAGMIADCVAVCCCPCAVVDILVLALFKVPWTLGRKWLRKKRNGGGSRRICSRRSEGIPRMGSVEDETLGMGSSVSVFGIREQGGKDNFSARFDSEEVWFDLYQVGHLGFGRVSFTEIPPQCKGN, via the coding sequence ATGGTAGTTCCACGTGGGAGAGACGATGAGAGCAGCAACGACGCCGTTTCAAGAAAGAACCACCACCGGAGCGGAGATGTCGCCGGAGACGAGATCGCGTGCACGGGGAAGGCGTGCAAGTTATGCACGGCGGGGATGATCGCCGACTGCGTGGCGGTGTGTTGCTGCCCCTGCGCGGTGGTGGACATTTTGGTGCTCGCATTGTTTAAGGTTCCGTGGACGCTGGGGCGGAAATGGCTGCGGAAGAAGAGAAACGGCGGCGGATCGCGGCGGATATGTAGTCGCCGGAGCGAGGGGATTCCGAGAATGGGAAGCGTCGAAGACGAGACGTTGGGAATGGGATCGTCGGTGTCGGTGTTTGGGATTCGagaacaagggggaaaagacaATTTTAGTGCGAGGTTTGATTCCGAGGAGGTTTGGTTTGACTTGTATCAGGTTGGTCATTTGGGTTTTGGAAGGGTTTCTTTCACTGAAATTCCACCTCAATGCAAGGGCAAttag
- the LOC116000374 gene encoding carbonic anhydrase 2-like codes for MSTTASINGCLSSLSSATAKASSSSFRYPPARLPKLIRNHPVYAAPLTLREDMTKGNYGEAIEELRKVVSEKREYGGIAAAAINEITAELQSTSDAPSQQIKNGFVHFKTEKYEKNPALYGELAKGQSPKFMVFACADSRVCPSHVLDFQPGEAFVVRNIANMVPVYDKTKYSGVGAAIEYAVLHLKVENIVVIGHSACGGIKGLMSFPDNGPTSTDFIEDWVKICLPAKHKVISEHGDAPFGDQCVYCEKEAVNVSLGNLLTYPFVREGLAKKTLALKAGYYDFIKGSFELWALDFGLSSPLAVKDVATILHWKLY; via the exons ATGTCGACTACGGCTTCCATTAACGGTTGTCTCTCCTCTCTTTCCTCTGCAACAGCCAAagcttcttcttcctcattccGTTATCCTCCTGCAAGGCTTCCCAAACTCATCAGAAACCACCCTGTTTACGCTGCCCCTCTTACTTTG AGAGAAGACATGACGAAGGGCAACTACGGAGAGGCCATTGAAGAGCTGAGGAAGGTTGTAAG TGAGAAGAGAGAATATGGAGGCATAGCGGCTGCAGCAATCAATGAAATAACAGCAGAATTACAGTCAACCTCGGACGCCCCATCCCAGCAGATCAAAAATGGTTTCGTTCACTTCAAAACAGAGAAATATGA GAAAAATCCAGCCTTGTATGGAGAACTTGCAAAAGGCCAGAGCCCAAAg TTTATGGTGTTTGCCTGCGCAGACTCTCGGGTTTGCCCATCCCATGTGCTGGACTTCCAACCAGGAGAAGCATTTGTGGTCAGAAACATTGCCAATATGGTCCCCGTCTATGATAAG ACCAAGTACTCTGGAGTTGGAGCTGCCATCGAATATGCTGTATTGCATCTTAAGGTGGAGAACATTGTGGTGATTGGGCACAGCGCCTGTGGAGGTATAAAGGGGTTGATGTCTTTCCCTGATAATGGACCCACTTCTAC TGACTTCATCGAAGACTGGGTTAAAATATGTTTACCTGCGAAGCACAAGGTGATATCAGAACACGGTGATGCACCTTTTGGAGATCAATGCGTATATTGCGAGaag GAGGCTGTGAATGTATCTCTAGGCAACTTGTTGACATATCCCTTCGTGAGAGAAGGATTGGCGAAAAAAACTCTAGCATTGAAGGCTGGTTATTACGATTTCATCAAAGGCTCATTTGAGCTCTGGGCACTCGACTTTGGTCTTTCTTCTCCTCTCGCC GTTAAAGACGTTGCAACCATTCTGCACTGGAAGCTCTACTGA
- the LOC116000469 gene encoding cysteine-rich receptor-like protein kinase 42, translating to MHFLSAKAPYLRWAIIILLLRHTTLLCYSDPRISEAALICGKNRTSVSIIIPNFVKEMETISQSVTDKGWGSFSLINANISIYALAQCHNDLPRGDCLLCYAASRTRLPRCLPATSGRLFLDGCFLRYDAYNFFNETTDPRVDTRNCSSPEGGVGDEEAVNFAVNAGRLIDNLSGMAVVSGGFAVGNWKGVYGLAQCWKTVSREGCRECLAKASREVKGCLPNSRDGRALNAGCYLRYSAHNFIADPNRQADDGSSAVSKTGVKIIIALVVTAIFMISTFTAYTYRKKSLKRKEEGKNLGPILSSYNKSNLNFKYETLEKATKYFDPSMKLGQGGAGSVFKATLQRGKVVAVKRLFFNTRQWVDEFFNEVNLISGIEHKNLVKLLGCSIEGPESLLVYEFVPNKSLEHYLFEENKIKILTWKERFDIVVGIAEGIAFLHEGCSSRIIHRDIKSSNVLLDGNFAPKIADFGLARDFAADKTHLSTGIAGTLGYMAPEYLVKGQLTEKADVYSFGVLVLEIVSGRKNNAFVEDTGSLLQTVWKLYKTTQTTQVVDPLLEGVFPAHEASKAIQVGLLCCQASPGSRPSMSQVVDMLILENPHIPQPTQPPFINPSVLAAGNIKSAKTLMSDVLNKLDSSSYTTSSSSSTYQSSTRSQDFQHQ from the exons ATGCATTTCTTGAGTGCAAAAGCCCCATATCTGAGATGGGCAATAATTATACTTCTATTGAGGCATACAACGTTGTTGTGCTACTCAGATCCTCGGATTTCCGAGGCTGCCCTGATATGCGGCAAGAACAGAACATCAGTGAGCATAATCATCCCAAACTTCGTTAAAGAAATGGAAACTATATCCCAATCCGTTACAGACAAAGGTTGGGGTTCATTCAGCCTCATCAACGCAAACATCTCAATCTACGCCTTGGCCCAATGCCACAACGATCTCCCACGCGGCGACTGCCTCCTCTGCTACGCGGCGAGCCGGACGCGGCTCCCACGTTGTCTCCCGGCAACCTCCGGCCGCCTTTTCCTCGACGGCTGTTTCCTGCGATACGACGCCTACAACTTTTTCAACGAGACCACTGACCCGAGAGTGGATACTAGGAATTGTAGCAGCCCGGAGGGGGGCGTTGGGGATGAAGAAGCGGTTAATTTTGCGGTGAATGCGGGGCGGTTGATTGATAATCTGAGCGGAATGGCGGTGGTTAGCGGAGGTTTTGCGGTGGGGAATTGGAAGGGAGTTTATGGGTTGGCGCAGTGCTGGAAAACGGTGAGTCGAGAAGGGTGTAGAGAGTGCTTAGCGAAGGCGAGTAGAGAAGTGAAAGGGTGTTTGCCTAACAGCAGGGACGGTAGGGCTTTGAACGCCGGTTGTTATCTCAGATATTCAGCTCATAATTTCATCGCCGATCCTAACCGCCAAGCCGACGACGGAAGTTCCG CGGTGTCCAAAACTGGTGTGAAGATAATAATTGCATTGGTTGTGACGGCCATCTTCATGATATCTACATTTACTGCTTATACATACCGCAAGAAATCATTGAAAAGAAAGGAAG AAGGGAAAAATCTTGGTCCAATATTGAGTAGTTACAACAAGTCTAATCTGAATTTCAAGTATGAAACTCTTGAGAAAGCAACCAAGTATTTCGACCCTTCCATGAAACTTGGGCAAGGAGGGGCTGGTTCTGTGTTCAAAGCCACTCTGCAACGTGGGAAAGTTGTTGCAGTGAAGAGATTATTTTTCAATACAAGGCAGTGGGTGGATGAGTTCTTCAATGAGGTGAACCTCATAAGTGGAATTGAGCACAAAAACCTTGTGAAGCTGTTGGGTTGCAGCATTGAAGGCCCCGAAAGCCTGCTGGTATATGAATTTGTACCCAACAAGAGCCTCGAACACTACCTCTttg AGGAGAACAAGATCAAGATCCTGACTTGGAAGGAGCGGTTTGATATCGTGGTTGGGATAGCGGAAGGGATAGCGTTTCTCCACGAAGGCTGTTCGTCTAGGATAATTCACAGGGATATCAAGAGCAGTAATGTTCTTCTGGATGGAAATTTTGCCCCGAAAATTGCTGATTTTGGGCTTGCTAGGGATTTTGCAGCTGATAAAACTCATCTCAGTACTGGGATTGCTGGGACATT AGGCTATATGGCTCCAGAATACCTTGTCAAAGGACAGCTCACAGAGAAGGCAGATGTGTATAGTTTTGGTGTTCTTGTTCTTGAGATTGTATCTGGTAGGAAAAACAATGCCTTTGTAGAGGACACTGGCTCTCTACTGCAAACA GTGTGGAAGCTTTACAAAACTACTCAGACAACACAAGTAGTAGACCCTTTACTAGAAGGTGTTTTTCCAGCACATGAGGCATCTAAAGCAATCCAAGTTGGGCTGTTATGTTGTCAGGCTTCTCCAGGTTCAAGACCATCCATGTCTCAAGTTGTGGATATGTTGATACTTGAGAATCCCCACATCCCTCAGCCTACTCAGCCTCCCTTCATAAACCCCAGTGTATTAGCTGCTGGGAATATCAAGAGCGCCAAGACTTTGATGTCCGATGTACTGAATAAACTCGACTCTTCTTCCTACacgacctcctcctcctcctctacGTATCAGTCGTCAACAAGAAGCCAAGATTTTCAGCACCAAtaa